In a genomic window of Vicia villosa cultivar HV-30 ecotype Madison, WI unplaced genomic scaffold, Vvil1.0 ctg.000926F_1_1, whole genome shotgun sequence:
- the LOC131632308 gene encoding uncharacterized protein LOC131632308 yields the protein MEEVVGDGSCSYKIKEKFKLLKERLKWWNGEVFGWVNLKIEKAVEDMNFCNDQLQLVVDSEGVLSDNRKKAKFDFWNTLKLRECILKQKSRAAWLNEGDTNTNFFHRSVKERRKRNSLVGIESPLGRVETVEGMKGEVRRFFEAKYKESPLRRPVLDGIEFNYITTGEAEELEHPFTTEEVKDVVWSCDGDKCPGLDR from the coding sequence ATGGAAGAAGTTGTTGGTGACGGGTCGTGCTCATATAAGATCAAAGAAAAATTCAAGCTTCTAAAAGAGAGATTAAAATGGTGGAATGGTGAAGTGTTCGGTTGGGTTAATCTGAAGATTGAGAAAGCAGTGGAGGACATGAATTTCTGCAATGATCAGCTGCAATTAGTAGTTGATTCTGAAGGCGTTTTGTCGGACAATCGCAAGAAAGCAAAATTCGATTTTTGGAATACCTTGAAGCTGAGGGAGTGCATCCTAAAACAAAAATCAAGGGCTGCTTGGCTGAATGAAGGGGACACGAATACAAATTTTTTCCATAGATCTGTTAAGGAAAGAAGGAAGAGAAATAGCTTGGTGGGTATTGAATCCCCTTTAGGCAGAGTTGAAACTGTGGAAGGAATGAAAGGGGAGGTTAGACGCTTTTTTGAGGCTAAATACAAAGAGTCTCCGTTAAGAAGACCGGTTCTAGACGGTATCGAATTCAATTATATAACAACAGGGGAGGCGGAGGAATTGGAACATCCTTTCACTACGGAGGAAGTAAAGGACGTGGTTTGGAGCTGTGATGGCGACAAATGCCCAGGGCTGGATAGATAA
- the LOC131632309 gene encoding uncharacterized protein LOC131632309, whose product MRRRLSSWKCRCLSIGGRITLISSVLNAIPVYYLSFYKIPKVVLAEMVKLQREFLWCGGMDQRCISWVSWAEVCRSKKEGGLGVRSIDMFNQSMLNKWRWQFHVDKEAIWRPLLVHRYGPLEDSIFNGKEYSRSGKNSLWWRDLRCLGLSTDSLVDWFTKRISLADLDVFVGVDADAQHELQDLIVMLENIGPTCESGDDSFKWVSNGEGSYLVTEGYKATKDLMVGEMLDNNKESAIFVLWKTKFPSKI is encoded by the exons ATGAGAAGAAGGTTGTCGTCGTGGAAATGCAGGTGTTTGTCGATTGGAGGAAGAATCACTCTAATCAGTTCTGTTCTTAATGCAATACCGGTGTACTATTTGTCGTTTTACAAAATTCCAAAGGTGGTGCTGGCTGAAATGGTGAAGTTGCAGAGGGAGTTTTTGTGGTGCGGGGGCATGGATCAGAGATGCATATCTTGGGTTAGTTGGGCTGAGGTTTGTAGGAGTAAGAAGGAAGGCGGCTTGGGTGTTAGGAGTATCGACATGTTCAATCAATCTATGTTGAACAAGTGGAGGTGGCAGTTTCATGTCGACAAGGAAGCTATTTGGAGACCTCTGTTGGTGCATAGGTACGGTCCCTTGGAGGATTCTATTTTTAATGGAAAGGAGTATTCGAGAAGTGGCAAGAACTCGCTATGGTGGAGGGATTTGAGGTGTTTGGGACTCTCGACGGATTCACTGGTAGACTGGTTTACAAAGCGCATATCTT TGGCGGATTTAGATGTGTTTGTAGGTGTGGATGCGGATGCCCAACATGAGCTGCAGGACTTAATCGTTATGCTGGAAAATATCGGTCCAACATGTGAGTCGGGTGATGACAGCTTCAAGTGGGTCTCTAATGGCGAGGGCAGCTATCTAGTGACGGAGGGTTACAAGGCCACGAAAGATTTGATGGTGGGAGAGATGCTTGATAATAACAAGGAGTCGGCAATTTTTGTTTTGTGGAAAacaaaatttccttcaaaaatcTAA
- the LOC131632310 gene encoding probable E3 ubiquitin-protein ligase RHG1A, which translates to MGHQFRLTNWNEDESPTRDVRDPRYLMASYSLPSLAFNNHTRSFGTNHQVVLDNIMQNNPLHSYITNIQATTDNHYHSTMVIPTPININNYNDNQTSPSSNSSPPRLFGSSLTLGPTSRSRLPNFVRGESSNQGSQVGGTSRRHTNLPPHTFQQESVNNNNFMSFEVGSSPSSQSLGRGFSGYNHNNNNYNNNNNLDLFDSIHEGIDEIFVHSTINAQQHVRHLPEDHVSQFVTPSIVHVRSNSSVPRQPQPPSDPSTISYRVNPSPPPHGPMFNTAEEFDNHMVTGTTLSRSGNLRRYNNHILTLTSPELMNERNRLRDEVLSTLQHLQNGRSVRIEDLLILDYSIVLNVLDSQERIDMLHSIDDWPYEEDYAEGDITGRLDCRHIYHFECIKQWLLQKNICPICKHTALRVNEDVDERD; encoded by the exons ATGGGTCATCAATTCCGTTTAACAAATTGGAATGAAGACGAGAGTCCAACTCGTGATGTTAGGGATCCAAGATATCTGATGGCCTCCTATTCTCTTCCTTCTCTTGCTTTTAACAATCACACAAGATCATTTGGGACCAATCATCAAGTCGTACTTGATAATATCATGCAAAACAATCCTCTTCACTCATACATTACGAATATTCAAGCTACTACTGATAATCATTATCATTCTACTATGGTAATTCCAACACCCATCAATATCAATAATTATAATGATAATCAGACTTCTCCTTCTTCCAACTCGTCTCCACCGAGACTCTTTGGTTCATCTCTAACTTTAGGTCCTACTTCCAGAAGTAGATTACCAAATTTTGTAAGAGGAGAGAGTTCAAATCAAGGTTCACAAGTTGGTGGAACTTCAAGAAGACACACAAATCTTCCTCCTCATActtttcaacaagaaagtgtgaACAATAATAATTTCATGTCTTTTGAAGTAGGCTCATCTCCGTCCTCTCAAAGTCTAGGTAGGGGGTTTAGTGGTTATAACCACAACAATAACaactacaacaataacaacaatttgGATTTATTTGATTCTATTCATGAGGGAATTGATGAGATATTTGTTCATAGCACCATAAATGCTCAACAACATGTAAGGCATTTACCAGAAGATCATGTGAGTCAATTTGTCACTCCATCTATTGTTCATGTGCGGTCTAATAGTTCTGTACCACGACAACCACAACCTCCTTCCGATCCTTCGACAATTAGTTACCGCGTAAACCCTTCTCCACCTCCTCATGGACCAATGTTCAATACCGCTGAAGAATTTGATAATCACATGGTGACTGGTACAACATTGTCTAGATCTGGGAATCTTCGTCGCTATAATAATCACATTCTCACCTTAACCTCTCCTGAACTTATGAACGAGAGAAACAGACTTAGGGATGAG GTTTTGAGCACCCTACAACATCTGCAGAATGGTCGTTCCGTACGGATagag GATTTGTTGATACTAGATTACTCGATTGTGCTAAACGTTCTTGATTCTCAAGAACGTATCGACATGCTACATAGTATAGATGATTGGCCATATGAG gaAGACTATGCGGAAGGGGATATTACTGGAAGATTGGATTGTAGACACATATATCATTTTGAATGCATTAAACAATGGTTGCTGCAGAAGAATATTTGCCCAATCTGTAAGCACACAGCTCTGAGAGTTAATGAAGATGTGGATGAAAGAgattga
- the LOC131632293 gene encoding ubiquitin carboxyl-terminal hydrolase 27-like, giving the protein MTKFISHKYKHISNKFENFDWLPLSPVLSNSYTVRVGCTLVDCLKQFIVAEHIENYHYRHCWHNAAIKYLSFMEGDKVELGKLRRCSDEEFCDCQKTYNLENLPWSNRFSHALKQLNIARCPKILCIQLKRAHMNDVGESYKLHAATQLLSATMIIHAHSVPPTSVSTLFLRPWFQEDIECWMESGFNMVSRRY; this is encoded by the exons ATGACTAAATTCATCTCACATAAATACAAACAT atctcaaataaatttgaaaattttgattggTTGCCTCTTTCGCCCGTGCTTAGTAATAGTTACACTGTT AGAGTTGGTTGTACACTGGTGGATTGCCTGAAGCAGTTCATTGTAGCTGAACACATTGAAAACTACCACTACCGCCACTGTTGGCATAACGCTGCAATCAAGTATCTTTCCTTTATGGAAGGAGACAAG GTAGAACTTGGAAAACTTAGGAGATGCTCTGACGAAGAATTCTGCGATTGCCAAAAAACATATAATCTTGAAAATCTACCATGGTCAAATAGGTTTTCACATGCTTTGAAGCAGCTAAATATTGCTCGGTGTCCAAAG ATTTTATGCATCCAGCTGAAAAGAGCTCACATGAATGATGTTGGAGAGTCATACAAACTCCAT GCAGCCACTCAGTTGCTATCTGCAACTATGATTATCCATGCCCATTCAGTGCCTCCTACTTCAGTGTCTACTCTGTTTCTGCGTCCATGGTTTCAAGAAGATATAGAATGTTGGATGGAAAGTGGATTCAACATGGTTTCAAGAAGATATTGA